cgtcgggcggagatcggggagctgctgctccagcaggagcagctctgcgaagagctgggcgcactgccgctccctctactggcggacccgctgcccctgcccgatgagatggacggctttcgcgaccatctcgacaacctgcgctctcagcgcgcagtgcgccagacggagctggaccagctgcgcaaggccatcaagcatgacatgaagatgctcgagctgatgccccagaccgatgcagaggatcgcctactgaacgatctgagccacaatctaacaccagagacactagagcggctgcggcagatgcgcaacagttatgccgagcagatccaggagctgcgctccaaaatccatgacatgcgcgagaagatctacgttctgtgggatcgcctccaggagacggacgaaagcgccatgcgacgagtgcgcgagtgcaccgagaatacgcagcgcacctatgacatcctccattcggagctgcagcgctgccaggcactgcgcagccagaaccccaagacgttcatcgagcagctgcgcgtcgagataagcaagtggtgggatctaacgctcaagagccagcaggagcgcaagcgtttctccaactactacaataagtattacaacgaagacctgttggagctgcacgagctggagctggatgatctgaagagcttctacacgtgcaacaaggagattttcgatctgtacgagagccgtgcagaactttggtcccgcatgcaggctctagaggcaaaggccaacgagccgaatcgtttcaaaaatcgtggcggccagctccttaaagaggaaaaggaacgcaAAGCCATCTCGAAGCTGCCCaagattgagcagcagatcactgaactggtgcacgcctatgaggtgcaatcgcatggcccgtttctggtttatggcgaaaacatactggagctgatggctggcgaatgggagaactatcggcaggccaagcagagctcggcccgcaagaaggccccgcccaccacgaggacgggcagcagcagcaaattgatgatgccaccgccgactgccGGTTCAACAGCCCCTCGCACGCCCCGAACTTTGAAGAacatgtcctcaatgtcgacctcgacaatgtcgttgcgcaagaccccaacaatccagctgatcactcccaatatgaccaagagcactgggaatctgcacaagcgactaaatccatcagcagccgccagctcttcggggtatcggctggccaacagccagctgaaggcgtccaagtcgccactaaggcgggtccgcgtcctggacaacacattgcgtcgcagcgggggattgggcagacgcagccttggcacacgctcgaaaaagaagccacgcacaaaatcagcggtgccggatacaagatcgcccagcgattccgagtatatgaCCGATGAGACCACTGAAAATGACCGCGAAGCCGGGATCTCCTATGACGAATTTGTGCCCACGAGTCGCTCCTCAGTGCTGCCCGTCGGCGGGGCTCAGCATCAGCGCAATCGCGTGGCTGTGCCACGAATTCGCCATGTCCTCGTAAACCACAATTCGGTGGCGTCGGCCGCCAACACACCGTCAAAGCAGGCggtcaatcaggaggagaggcctcgatttggcaatcaattgaagcTCCCGTCGCCACGTGAAAGTCGCATGTGGCCGAATCCACGATGAGATTATCTATCGAAATTACTACTAAAATGTACCTATATTTTTGGAatttggaatttttatttgcgttttatgtttgattttattttatgtacctttatctgtttatctctgtttcatttacttggcccaataaaaattaaattatcttCAAGAAGGACAACCGAACCACACAAGCATTCAGGCTTACACTAGAAAAGAAGCATTCATAATATGGTTCCGCCCAGGGCgaataaaaatggaaattgacTAAGAATTCCAACGGCATATGATGCATGTCACATTCCGCGATGGGGAGTTCGCAACATGTAACATGGCAATCTATATCCCAACTAACAAAAATTAAGTCTAAAATCTTATTAAGCCTATTAAAAACATTATTTACTTGGGATAAGCCCATACTAAAACAGTCATCTAGGAAAAGAATCTCGTTCGGCAAATGTACATTACTAGGTATCATAGCCGACGATTGCGGATCGCCGGACCATACCAACGAACCCAAATTGAATTGAGCACGCCGGCGGCTTTAATAGTTCTTAAGCAGTTGGGTATTAGTGTCAGAGGGAATCAAGTGGAATGGAAGTGGTATCGTGCGGTATCTTGCATTACTTTTCGCAAATACATTTAAACTTCATTTATATTTCTatagaacaaaacagaaagaacgagggggaacgttgtgagttgctgtggaGACCgcatacccgatactaagtcagtatggctctcctccggcagacgccgctaatattaaacgacacgacaaggagtgcgtgcgagagagacagaaaatcagtctgagcgtgacgtcgggtgctgcgtagccagtgcaaattgatttgttccttttggctataaaaatgatctgatctgatccagattcagcaatctgatatatatgatcattatctatgattctgcgtttttagttttctcgtattctcaatattgtggatgcaacagattttcgttctttgtgtgggcggaagggggtggggcgaaattttgaaacaaaatcgtctcggtccgatatattaggagtgtggataccaaatttggttgctctagcttttatagtctctgagatctaggcgctaatgttttactctaagcaaagccgcctatgctacgtgtgtgttagagagagacagggcgagaaaaaatgaaattgttttcttgattctggctataataattatacgatctggttcagactttgcactctagaagatatagtcatcttctacgattctgcgtttttagttttctcgtatcgtcgaaattgtggatgccacagattttcgccttttgtggttgcggaagtgggcggggcaaagttttgaaatattcttgtagcagtgacatatcacagaagtctggatgcaaaacatcgttgctctcgctcttatagtctttgagcactaggcgctgaaggggacggacagacggacagacggacggacggacagacggacagacggacagacagacatggctcaatcgactcggctattgatgctgatcaagaatatatatactttatagggtcggaaacgattccttttggacgttacacacatccacttttaccacaaatctaatataccccaatactcattttgagtatcgggtataattaagaACAGAAGTGGACCA
This window of the Drosophila miranda strain MSH22 unplaced genomic scaffold, D.miranda_PacBio2.1 Contig_AX5_pilon, whole genome shotgun sequence genome carries:
- the LOC117195323 gene encoding protein regulator of cytokinesis 1-like — protein: MVDPTSIKGGILEMTGEHVEQLHSMWSLMFEPKTCEDFLHKLKAHADNFYTDMLTESREKQAAILDDIAALRAEASDLTRLLHETVDIGQRPDDVPLIIWQLKLDKSIEHLREELSKRRAEIGELLLQQEQLCEELGALPLPLLADPLPLPDEMDGFRDHLDNLRSQRAVRQTELDQLRKAIKHDMKMLELMPQTDAEDRLLNDLSHNLTPETLERLRQMRNSYAEQIQELRSKIHDMREKIYVLWDRLQETDESAMRRVRECTENTQRTYDILHSELQRCQALRSQNPKTFIEQLRVEISKWWDLTLKSQQERKRFSNYYNKYYNEDLLELHELELDDLKSFYTCNKEIFDLYESRAELWSRMQALEAKANEPNRFKNRGGQLLKEEKERKAISKLPKIEQQITELVHAYEVQSHGPFLVYGENILELMAGEWENYRQAKQSSARKKAPPTTRTGSSSKLMMPPPTAGSTAPRTPRTLKNMSSMSTSTMSLRKTPTIQLITPNMTKSTGNLHKRLNPSAAASSSGYRLANSQLKASKSPLRRVRVLDNTLRRSGGLGRRSLGTRSKKKPRTKSAVPDTRSPSDSEYMTDETTENDREAGISYDEFVPTSRSSVLPVGGAQHQRNRVAVPRIRHVLVNHNSVASAANTPSKQAVNQEERPRFGNQLKLPSPRESRMWPNPR